In the Oncorhynchus gorbuscha isolate QuinsamMale2020 ecotype Even-year linkage group LG05, OgorEven_v1.0, whole genome shotgun sequence genome, one interval contains:
- the LOC124036287 gene encoding ubiquitin-like protein 4A-B, whose protein sequence is MILTIKPLKGKECNVQVTEDEKVSMVKELVSERLNIPANQQRLLYKGKALADEHRLSDYSIGPEAKLNLVVRPAGERSGMASSSSAVSGVWQTLSTVLAKHFSPADAAKVHEQLIKDYERSLRQLSLDDIERLAGRLLHPDSEGMDTSYMD, encoded by the exons ATGATTTTAACTATAAAACCACTTAAAGGAAAGGAGTGCAATGTACAG GTCACAGAAGATGAAAAAGTCTCCATGGTGAAAGAACTAGTGTCTGAACGTCTGAATATACCTGCAAATCAGCAGCGATTGCTTTACAAGGGGAAAGCCCTTGCAG ATGAACACAGATTGAGCGATTATTCCATTGGGCCAGAGGCCAAGTTAAACTTGGTGGTTCGTCcagcaggggagaggagtgggATGGCTAGCAGTAGCAGTGCGGTCAGCGGGGTGTGGCAGACTCTGTCCACTGTACTAGCGAAACACTTCAGCCCTGCAGATGCAGCTAAAGTCCATGAACAGTTAATCAAG GATTATGAACGTTCACTTCGGCAACTCAGTCTGGATGACATTGAGCGCCTGGCCGGGCGACTGCTTCACCCAGACAGCGAGGGCATGGACACATCGTACATGGATTGA
- the LOC124036286 gene encoding ras-related protein Rab-7a-like isoform X1 has product MRKQGKANMASRKKILLKVIILGDSGVGKTSLMNQYVNKKFSNQYKATIGADFLTKEVMVDDRLVTMQIWDTAGQERFQSLGVAFYRGADCCVLVYDVTAPNTFKTLDSWRDEFLIQASPRDPENFPFVVLGNKIDLENRQVTTKRAQAWCTSKGSIPYFETSAKEAINVDQAFQTICRNALKQESEVETYDFPDQIKLRDDRPASSSDGCSC; this is encoded by the exons ATGAGGAAGCAGGGAAAGG CAAATATGGCGTCTCGGAAGAAGATTCTACTCAAGGTGATAATTCTTGGAGACTCAGG AGTTGGGAAGACCTCTCTCATGAACCAATATGTGAATAAGAAGTTCAGCAATCAGTATAAGGCCACAATCGGTGCTGACTTTCTTACCAAAGAGGTGATGGTGGATGACAGGCTTGTGACAATGCAG ATCTGGGACACTGCAGGGCAGGAGAGATTCCAGTCATTGGGCGTTGCTTTCTATCGAGGTGCAGACTGTTGTGTCCTTGTGTACGATGTTACTGCGCCAAACACCTTCAAGACTCTTGACAGCTGGCGAGACGAGTTCCTGATTCAAGCCAGCCCCCGTGACCCAGAGAACTTCCCATTTGTTGTGCTCGGCAACAAGATTGACTTGGAGAACAGGCAG GTGACGACCAAGCGAGCCCAGGCGTGGTGTACGAGTAAGGGCAGTATCCCATATTTCGAGACAAGTGCGAAGGAGGCCATAAATGTTGATCAAGCCTTTCAAACTATTTGCCGAAATGCTCTCAAACAG GAGTCAGAAGTGGAGACTTATGACTTCCCAGATCAGATCAAACTGAGGGATGACAGACCAGCCTCCTCTAGTGATGGCTGCAGCTGCTGA
- the LOC124036286 gene encoding ras-related protein Rab-7a-like isoform X2 — translation MASRKKILLKVIILGDSGVGKTSLMNQYVNKKFSNQYKATIGADFLTKEVMVDDRLVTMQIWDTAGQERFQSLGVAFYRGADCCVLVYDVTAPNTFKTLDSWRDEFLIQASPRDPENFPFVVLGNKIDLENRQVTTKRAQAWCTSKGSIPYFETSAKEAINVDQAFQTICRNALKQESEVETYDFPDQIKLRDDRPASSSDGCSC, via the exons ATGGCGTCTCGGAAGAAGATTCTACTCAAGGTGATAATTCTTGGAGACTCAGG AGTTGGGAAGACCTCTCTCATGAACCAATATGTGAATAAGAAGTTCAGCAATCAGTATAAGGCCACAATCGGTGCTGACTTTCTTACCAAAGAGGTGATGGTGGATGACAGGCTTGTGACAATGCAG ATCTGGGACACTGCAGGGCAGGAGAGATTCCAGTCATTGGGCGTTGCTTTCTATCGAGGTGCAGACTGTTGTGTCCTTGTGTACGATGTTACTGCGCCAAACACCTTCAAGACTCTTGACAGCTGGCGAGACGAGTTCCTGATTCAAGCCAGCCCCCGTGACCCAGAGAACTTCCCATTTGTTGTGCTCGGCAACAAGATTGACTTGGAGAACAGGCAG GTGACGACCAAGCGAGCCCAGGCGTGGTGTACGAGTAAGGGCAGTATCCCATATTTCGAGACAAGTGCGAAGGAGGCCATAAATGTTGATCAAGCCTTTCAAACTATTTGCCGAAATGCTCTCAAACAG GAGTCAGAAGTGGAGACTTATGACTTCCCAGATCAGATCAAACTGAGGGATGACAGACCAGCCTCCTCTAGTGATGGCTGCAGCTGCTGA
- the si:dkey-32e23.4 gene encoding dynamin-1-like protein isoform X1 has product METLIPIINRLQEVFLTVGAEIIQLPQIVVVGSQSSGKSSVLESLVGRDFLPRGSGIVTRRPLVLQLVNVPPLAERRLQENGNGVKQNANSYPGIKADEWGTFLHSKNQIFTDFLEIRKEIEEETERSSGDNKGISPEPIYLKIFSPHVLNLTLVDLPGITKVPVGDQPEDIEAQVQEMILSFISNPNSLILSVSPANSDLATSDALKLAREVDQDGRRTLLVVSKLDLMDAGTDALEVLLGRVIPVRLGIVGVVNRSQHDINTQKSIEDTARDEQAFLQRHYPSLASRCGSRYLARTLSRLLMHHIRDCLPELKRRVTVLSAQYQARFSSYGQPVEDHSSTLLQIVTKFASDYCNTIEGTATHIQTSELCGGARICYIFHETFGRTLQSIDPLGGLTELDILTAIRNATGPRPALFVPEISFELLVKRQIKRLEEPSLRCVELVHEELQRIIQHCSSYSTQELLRFPKLHDSIVEVVTSLLRKRLPITNDMVHNLVQIELAYINTKHPDFTDAAQVSASVNSQQGLQDGDKCWMNEKVAEEKAPVGGFSSPVKGQAINLLDTAVPVSRKLTAREQRDCEVIQRLIKCYFLIVRKSIQDSVPKTVMHFLVNFVKERLQSELVGQLYKQNLLQGLLIESQDTAQQRTEVAQMLEALQKASNIISEIRETHLW; this is encoded by the exons ATGGAGACTCTAATTCCCATCATCAATCGGCTCCAGGAAGTCTTCCTGACAGTGGGGGCAGAGATCATCCAGCTGCCTCAGATAGTGGTGGTTGGCTCGCAG AGCAGCGGCAAGAGTTCTGTGTTGGAGAGCCTGGTTGGAAGGGATTTTCTGCCTCGGGGATCAGGCATAGTCACACGGCGACCCCTAGTGTTGCAGCTGGTGAATGTGCCTCCATTGGCAGAGAGGAGACTGCAAGAAAATG GAAATGGGGTAAAACAAAATGCAAACAGCTACCCAG GGATCAAGGCTGATGAATGGGGCACGTTCCTTCATAGCAAGAACCAG ATTTTCACAGATTTCTTGGAGATTCGCAAGGAGATTGAAGAAGAGACTGAGCGTAGCTCAGGAGACAACAAG GGAATCAGCCCTGAGCCCATCTATTTGAAGATTTTCTCTCCTCATGTCCTCAATCTCACACTGGTTGATTTGCCAGGAATAACCAAG GTTCCGGTTGGAGATCAGCCAGAGGACATAGAAGCTCAAGTCCAAGAGATGATCCTATCCTTCATCTCCAACCCCAACTCCCTTATCCTCTCAGTATCTCCTGCCAACTCCGACTTGGCCACCTCTGATGCCCTCAAACTGGCCCGCGAGGTCGACCAGGATG GCCGCAGAACACTGCTGGTGGTCAGTAAGCTGGACCTGATGGACGCAGGGACAGATGCTCTGGAGGTCTTGCTGGGCCGGGTCATTCCAGTGCGGCTCGGAATTGTGGGAGTGGTCAACAG GAGCCAGCATGACATCAACACGCAGAAGAGCATAGAGGACACGGCACGGGACGAGCAGGCCTTCCTCCAGCGCCACTACCCGTCTCTGGCCTCCCGCTGCGGCTCCCGCTACCTGGCTCGCACCCTGAGCCGCCTGCTCATGCACCACATCAGGGACTGCTTGCCGGAGCTGAAGAGGCGTGTGACGGTGTTGAGTGCCCAGTACCAGGCCCGGTTCAGCAGCTACGGCCAGCCTGTAGAGGACCACAGCTCCACCCTGCTACAGATCGTCACCAAGTTCGCCAGCGACTATTGCAACACCATCGAGGGCACCGCCACGCACATCCAGACATCTGAACT CTGCGGGGGGGCTCGGATCTGCTACATATTCCATGAGACCTTTGGCCGCACTCTTCAGTCTATTGACCCCCTGGGGGGCTTGACGGAGCTCGACATCCTCACTGCAATCCGCAATGCTACG GGTCCGCGGCCGGCCCTCTTTGTACCTGAGATTTCCTTTGAGCTGCTGGTGAAGAGGCAGATCAAGCGTCTGGAGGAGCCCAGTCTGCGCTGTGTGGAGCTGGTCCACGAGGAGCTGCAGAGGATCATCCAGCATTGCTCCTCCTACAGCACGCAG GAGCTCCTTCGGTTTCCCAAGCTGCACGACTCCATTGTGGAGGTGGTGACTAGTTTACTCAGGAAGCGCTTGCCCATTACTAATGACATG GTCCACAACTTGGTTCAAATTGAGCTTGCTTACATCAACACAAAGCACCCAGACTTCACTGATGCTGCTCAGGTCTCCGCATCTGTCAACAGTCAACAG GGCCTGCAGGATGGAGATAAATGCTGGATGAATGAGAAAGTGGCTGAGGAGAAGGCACCAGTGGGAGGTTTCAGCAGCCCTGTAAAGGGCCAGGCCATCAACCTCCTGGACACA GCGGTGCCGGTGTCCCGAAAGCTGACTGCCCGCGAGCAAAGAGACTGTGAGGTCATTCAACGCCTCATCAAATGCTACTTCCTAATTGTCCGCAAGAGCATTCAGGACAG TGTTCCCAAGACGGTGATGCACTTCCTGGTGAACTTTGTGAAGGAGCGTCTGCAGAGTGAGCTGGTGGGCCAGCTGTACAAACAGAACCTGCTGCAGGGGCTGCTCATCGAGTCCCAAGACACAGCACAACAGAGGACAGAGGTGGCCCAGATGCTGGAG GCTCTCCAAAAAGCCAGCAACATCATCTCAGAGATCCGGGAGACACACCTGTGGTAG
- the si:dkey-32e23.4 gene encoding dynamin-1-like protein isoform X2, producing the protein METLIPIINRLQEVFLTVGAEIIQLPQIVVVGSQSSGKSSVLESLVGRDFLPRGSGIVTRRPLVLQLVNVPPLAERRLQENGIKADEWGTFLHSKNQIFTDFLEIRKEIEEETERSSGDNKGISPEPIYLKIFSPHVLNLTLVDLPGITKVPVGDQPEDIEAQVQEMILSFISNPNSLILSVSPANSDLATSDALKLAREVDQDGRRTLLVVSKLDLMDAGTDALEVLLGRVIPVRLGIVGVVNRSQHDINTQKSIEDTARDEQAFLQRHYPSLASRCGSRYLARTLSRLLMHHIRDCLPELKRRVTVLSAQYQARFSSYGQPVEDHSSTLLQIVTKFASDYCNTIEGTATHIQTSELCGGARICYIFHETFGRTLQSIDPLGGLTELDILTAIRNATGPRPALFVPEISFELLVKRQIKRLEEPSLRCVELVHEELQRIIQHCSSYSTQELLRFPKLHDSIVEVVTSLLRKRLPITNDMVHNLVQIELAYINTKHPDFTDAAQVSASVNSQQGLQDGDKCWMNEKVAEEKAPVGGFSSPVKGQAINLLDTAVPVSRKLTAREQRDCEVIQRLIKCYFLIVRKSIQDSVPKTVMHFLVNFVKERLQSELVGQLYKQNLLQGLLIESQDTAQQRTEVAQMLEALQKASNIISEIRETHLW; encoded by the exons ATGGAGACTCTAATTCCCATCATCAATCGGCTCCAGGAAGTCTTCCTGACAGTGGGGGCAGAGATCATCCAGCTGCCTCAGATAGTGGTGGTTGGCTCGCAG AGCAGCGGCAAGAGTTCTGTGTTGGAGAGCCTGGTTGGAAGGGATTTTCTGCCTCGGGGATCAGGCATAGTCACACGGCGACCCCTAGTGTTGCAGCTGGTGAATGTGCCTCCATTGGCAGAGAGGAGACTGCAAGAAAATG GGATCAAGGCTGATGAATGGGGCACGTTCCTTCATAGCAAGAACCAG ATTTTCACAGATTTCTTGGAGATTCGCAAGGAGATTGAAGAAGAGACTGAGCGTAGCTCAGGAGACAACAAG GGAATCAGCCCTGAGCCCATCTATTTGAAGATTTTCTCTCCTCATGTCCTCAATCTCACACTGGTTGATTTGCCAGGAATAACCAAG GTTCCGGTTGGAGATCAGCCAGAGGACATAGAAGCTCAAGTCCAAGAGATGATCCTATCCTTCATCTCCAACCCCAACTCCCTTATCCTCTCAGTATCTCCTGCCAACTCCGACTTGGCCACCTCTGATGCCCTCAAACTGGCCCGCGAGGTCGACCAGGATG GCCGCAGAACACTGCTGGTGGTCAGTAAGCTGGACCTGATGGACGCAGGGACAGATGCTCTGGAGGTCTTGCTGGGCCGGGTCATTCCAGTGCGGCTCGGAATTGTGGGAGTGGTCAACAG GAGCCAGCATGACATCAACACGCAGAAGAGCATAGAGGACACGGCACGGGACGAGCAGGCCTTCCTCCAGCGCCACTACCCGTCTCTGGCCTCCCGCTGCGGCTCCCGCTACCTGGCTCGCACCCTGAGCCGCCTGCTCATGCACCACATCAGGGACTGCTTGCCGGAGCTGAAGAGGCGTGTGACGGTGTTGAGTGCCCAGTACCAGGCCCGGTTCAGCAGCTACGGCCAGCCTGTAGAGGACCACAGCTCCACCCTGCTACAGATCGTCACCAAGTTCGCCAGCGACTATTGCAACACCATCGAGGGCACCGCCACGCACATCCAGACATCTGAACT CTGCGGGGGGGCTCGGATCTGCTACATATTCCATGAGACCTTTGGCCGCACTCTTCAGTCTATTGACCCCCTGGGGGGCTTGACGGAGCTCGACATCCTCACTGCAATCCGCAATGCTACG GGTCCGCGGCCGGCCCTCTTTGTACCTGAGATTTCCTTTGAGCTGCTGGTGAAGAGGCAGATCAAGCGTCTGGAGGAGCCCAGTCTGCGCTGTGTGGAGCTGGTCCACGAGGAGCTGCAGAGGATCATCCAGCATTGCTCCTCCTACAGCACGCAG GAGCTCCTTCGGTTTCCCAAGCTGCACGACTCCATTGTGGAGGTGGTGACTAGTTTACTCAGGAAGCGCTTGCCCATTACTAATGACATG GTCCACAACTTGGTTCAAATTGAGCTTGCTTACATCAACACAAAGCACCCAGACTTCACTGATGCTGCTCAGGTCTCCGCATCTGTCAACAGTCAACAG GGCCTGCAGGATGGAGATAAATGCTGGATGAATGAGAAAGTGGCTGAGGAGAAGGCACCAGTGGGAGGTTTCAGCAGCCCTGTAAAGGGCCAGGCCATCAACCTCCTGGACACA GCGGTGCCGGTGTCCCGAAAGCTGACTGCCCGCGAGCAAAGAGACTGTGAGGTCATTCAACGCCTCATCAAATGCTACTTCCTAATTGTCCGCAAGAGCATTCAGGACAG TGTTCCCAAGACGGTGATGCACTTCCTGGTGAACTTTGTGAAGGAGCGTCTGCAGAGTGAGCTGGTGGGCCAGCTGTACAAACAGAACCTGCTGCAGGGGCTGCTCATCGAGTCCCAAGACACAGCACAACAGAGGACAGAGGTGGCCCAGATGCTGGAG GCTCTCCAAAAAGCCAGCAACATCATCTCAGAGATCCGGGAGACACACCTGTGGTAG
- the LOC124036288 gene encoding protein dispatched homolog 3-like: MDLEDEPLLFQSSWDAEEEEEQDEEDGESDTQINGGSSTTGGSIVWGAVGWVYTQPWVSGVVLGVGVFLPCALSAYMFLYCPPLDIDLSYSAFEVHSHFSAERFDALTIAIKTQLGSWDRRRRDVNHYDFTALQELLLDRLGRQGDEASNWTSHGGLNSKSLKNHTFKRVVMQQRGVALSQQETERHIEARAGKAKIREEDKNTTNLGKPESHESKGEEGDRDSERSHTRMRRFAPNYSYLQSQALWRMELVFVAQGGDDNNIFTPERLRTIHHIEHLLMQHPQFHQFCWKPLEVLRDLPLGPSYCSPPSSLLSYLFPSERGGRIYYDGMGPDLADIHGALSLAITHPQFYWYVDESLAPDRLSSSLLRSEIQFGAPLPSYYSLQDRPEEQRQHFRNFVVQYADILAQQSTSQVKVLYGGTELFDNEVRQTFHRDMLLALISGGCITLLVYVLTSFSVFLTFFGLTSIGLSCQVALFLYHVVFGVRYLGILNGVAAFVIIGIGVDDVFVFISTFRQASHLVHPVQRMMYTVKTAGRATFLTSFTTAAAYAANTFSQIPAVHDFGLFMALIVSCCWLWVSLLMPAALCIWTQCVDPQENTCLKWWKALTGLSVSHSPLSDEDEDVALLSVEMEPGSCDTDVDAAILSLSVETSLSPPGRGTAGVVSANLQWALRHWVAEPAVEKRKVILGIYILVLLLSAGCCCLLRPATHAPLLFRPDTNLQTLLGLRNNLSAQGISCHMCSGLFMEKPHLLHSPTHTTPSMPGFHAQQHTQSPSNSTLQSPITPSISSITTGPLLTVYVSKLDVGASITLYRFSLNTSMPSPWKSLSAGHGEVPSFQAYSGPHSNFSTHMTVCVSRVYHPHPRWMITSQSCDPRHGWRSEFSFYVASAEQQHSRRLYFAQHKLSPHPSRVCAEPPGCVISSGPDGPTKGSFYIPLPTDSTSTKRSKTSGFNPCSGGGCGQPAVRPLVDTGAMVFVVFGILGVNRTQRTDNHVIGDMGSVILDPNFDIFQEIGHLCQICKAISANKQLVKPGGAQCLPSGNKLSSILPLLNPDCHSLPEPNLLPGQLSHGVVGTHDGRVSWLSMAFESTTYKGKSSFQTHSDFLQWETFLQEQLSTLPESSALRRGFQTCEHWKQIFMEIIGVESALCSLLLSLAICVAAVSVFTAHPLLLLPILLTILGVICLVVAIMYWLGWELGAVEAISLSILVGSSVDYCLHLVEGYLLAGETIPATSGHTMSLSAKRQRRSLDAVNHVGVAIVSSAVTTVISTVPLFFCVIVPFAKFGQIVAINTAVSILFTLTVTAAMLATMGPANFNRPPGAVLKASLAVLGTTAFGAALCWAGGQLGPVTWHTAVTM; encoded by the exons ATGGACTTAGAAGACGAGCCATTGTTATTCCAGAGCAGCTGGGAtgctgaggaggaagaggagcaggacgAGGAAGATGGGGAGTCAGATACACAGATTAATGGGGGGAGCAGCACCACTGGAGGCAGCATAGTGTGGGGGGCGGTGGGCTGGGTCTACACACAGCCCTGGGTGAGTGGGGTGGTCCTGGGAGTTGGAGTCTTTCTTCCCTGTGCCCTCTCTGCCTACATGTTCCTATACTGCCCCCCATTGGACATAGACCTTTCCTACAGTGCCTTTGAGGTTCACAGCCACTTCTCCGCTGAGCGGTTTGATGCACTCACCATTGCCATAAAGACTCAGTTGGGGTCCTGGGACAGACGCAGGCGTGACGTGAACCACTATGACTTCACTGCTCTACAGGAGCTGCTGTTGGACAGACTGGGTAGGCAGGGAGATGAAGCATCCAACTGGACATCACACGGAGGGCTGAATTCGAAATCTCTGAAAAACCACACGTTCAAAAGAGTAGTTATGCAACAGAGAGGAGTTGCCCTGAGTCAGCAAGAGACTGAGAGGCATATAGAGGCAAGGGCTGGTAAAGCAAAGATAAGAGAGGAGGATAAAAATACAACTAACTTAGGAAAACCTGAGAGTCATGAGTCCAAAGGGGAAGAGGgcgacagagacagtgagagatcTCACACTAGGATGCGCAGGTTTGCTCCCAACTACTCATACCTGCAGAGCCAAGCCCTGTGGAGGATGGAGCTGGTGTTTGTAGCTCAGGGTGGGGACGACAACAACATCTTTACCCCAGAGCGTCTCCGCACCATCCACCACATAGAGCACCTGCTCATGCAGCACCCCCAGTTCCACCAGTTCTGTTGGAAGCCTCTGGAGGTCCTGAGAGACCTGCCCCTGGGCCCCTCCTACTGCTCCCCTCCAagctccctcctctcctacctctTCCCCAGTGAACGGGGAGGCAGGATCTACTATGATGGCATGGGACCTGACCTGGCTGACATCCATG GTGCTCTGAGTCTAGCGATTACCCACCCACAGTTCTACTGGTATGTGGATGAGAGTCTGGCCCCTGACcggctctcctcctctcttctgcgcAGTGAGATCCAATTCGGAGCTCCGCTGCCCTCATACTACTCCCTCCAGGACCGGCCCGAGGAGCAGAGGCAGCACTTCAGGAACTTTGTGGTTCAGTACGCTGACATCCTGGCTCAGCAGTCCACCAG CCAGGTGAAGGTGCTGTATGGGGGCACAGAGCTGTTTGATAACGAGGTGAGACAGACCTTCCACAGAGACATGTTGCTGGCGCTGATCAGTGGGGGCTGCATCACTCTACTGGTCTAtgtcctcacctccttctcag TGTTCCTGACATTCTTTGGGCTCACTAGCATTGGTCTGAGCTGCCAGGTGGCTCTCTTCCTCTACCATGTGGTCTTTGGGGTGAGATACCTTGGCATCCTCAATGGAGTTGCAGCCTTTGTGATCATTGGCATTG GTGTGGATGATGTGTTTGTGTTCATCAGTACCTTCAGGCAGGCTTCCCACTTGGTCCACCCGGTGCAGAGGATGATGTACACGGTGAAAACTGCTGGCCGAGCCACCTTTCTCACCTCCTTCACCACCGCAGCTGCCTACGCTGCTAACACCTTCTCACAG ATTCCGGCAGTGCATGACTTTGGCCTGTTCATGGCCCTCATTGTCAGCTGCTGCTGGCTCTGGGTGTCCCTCCTCATGCCCGCTGCCCTGTGTATCTGGACCCAGTGTGTTGACCCCCAGGAGAACACCTGTCTCAAGTG GTGGAAAGCACTTACAGGACTGTCAGTGAGTCACAGTCCTTTGTCAGATGAGGATGAAGATGTGGCCCTCCTGTCGGTGGAGATGGAGCCAG GCTCCTGTGACACTGATGTCGATGCAGCCATTTTGTCCCTGTCAGTGGAGACCTCGCTCTCACCCCCAGGGCGGGGGACTGCAGGCGTGGTCAGTGCTAACCTTCAGTGGGCTCTGAGGCACTGGGTGGCAGAGCCAGCCGTGGAGAAGCGCAAAGTCATTCTAG GCATCTACATCCTGGTCCTGCTGCTGTCTGCTGGGTGCTGCTGCCTCCTGCGACCGGCTACTCATGCCCCGTTACTATTTCGCCCAGACACCAACCTCCAGACTCTACTGGGACTGAGGAACAACCTCAGTGCCCAGGGCATCTCTTGCCACATGTGCTCTG GTCTGTTCATGGAGAAACCACATCTTCTGCACAGTCCTACCCATACAACCCCCTCCATGCCTGGGTTTCATGCTCAGCAACATACACAGAGCCCTTCAAACTCAACTCTACAAAGCCCAATCACACCAAGCATATCCTCCATCACAACAG GGCCTCTGTTGACAGTGTATGTCTCTAAGCTGGATGTGGGTGCTTCTATCACTCTGTACCGCTTCTCTCTGAATACCAGCATGCCATCGCCCTGGAAAAGCCTCAGTGCCGGGCATGGAGAAGTTCCATCCTTTCAG GCATACAGTGGACCTCACAGCAACTTCAGCACccacatgactgtgtgtgtgtcccgtgtgTACCACCCCCACCCTCGCTGGATGATCACTTCCCAGTCTTGTGATCCACGCCACGGCTGGAGGTCAGAGTTCAGCTTCTATGTGGCATCGgctgagcagcagcacagcag GAGGTTGTACTTTGCCCAGCACAAGCTGAGTCCTCATCCCAGCCGAGTGTGTGCAGAACCACCTGGCTGTGTGATCAGCTCCGGGCCTGACGGACCCACAAAGGGCTCTTTCTACATTCCACTCCCCACAG ATTCCACCTCAACCAAAAGGTCCAAGACTTCTGGTTTCAACCCCTGTAGTGGAGGTGGCTGTGGCCAGCCAGCAGTCCGTCCTCTGGTTGACACTGGTGCGATGGTGTTTGTGGTTTTTGGAATACTTGGAGTCAACCGCACCCAACGCACAGACAACCACGTCATTGGGGACATG GGCAGTGTGATATTGGATCCAAACTTCGATATCTTCCAAGAGATTGGACACCTCTGCCAAATCTGTAAAGCTATCAGTGCTAATAAACAGCTTGTGAAGCCGGGAGGAGCCCAGTGTCTACCGTCAG gCAACAAGCTTTCTTCTATCCTGCCCTTACTCAACCCAGACTGCCACTCCCTCCCTGAGCCCAACCTTCTGCCAGGCCAGCTATCCCATGGGGTCGTGGGGACGCATGATGGCAGAGTAAGCTGGCTCTCCATGGCCTTTGAGTCT ACCACCTACAAGGGGAAATCCTCTTTCCAGACACACTCAGACTTCCTCCAATGGGAGACCTTCCTACAAGAGCAACTCTCGACTCTCCCAGAGTCCTCTGCTCTACGGAGAGGTTTCCAGACCTGTGAGCACTGGAAGCAGATCTTTATGGAAATCATAG GTGTCGAGAGCGCCCTCTGCAGTCTGCTCCTGTCCCTAGCCATCTGTGTGGCAGCTGTATCTGTTTTCACTGCCCATCCGCTTCTGCTACTGCCAATACTGCTCACCATCCTGG GGGTCATCTGTCTGGTGGTGGCCATCATGTACTGGCTGGGCTGGGAGTTGGGGGCCGTGGAGgccatctctctgtccatccttgTGGGCTCCTCAGTGGACTACTGCCTGCACCTGGTGGAGGGCTACCTGCTAGCTGGGGAGACCATACCAGCCACATCAGGACACACTATG AGCCTGTCAGCTAAAAGGCAGAGAAGGTCCCTAGATGCAGTAAACCACGTGGGAGTTGCCATTGTGTCCAGTGCTGTCACCACCGTGATCTCCACAGTCCCTCTCTTTTTCTGTGTCATCGTGCCTTTTGCTAAGTTTGGCCAGATTGTAGCCATTAACACAGCAGTGTCCATCTTGTTTACCCTGACTGTGACTGCAGCCATGTTGGCCACCATGGGCCCTGCCAACTTCAACAGGCCTCCTGGTGCCGTGCTGAAGGCCAGCCTGGCAGTACTGGGCACCACAGCCTTTGGCGCTGCCTTGTGCTGGGCAGGAGGGCAACTAGGACCAGTCACCTGGCACACAGCAGTCACCATGTGA